The following DNA comes from Triticum aestivum cultivar Chinese Spring chromosome 3D, IWGSC CS RefSeq v2.1, whole genome shotgun sequence.
CAACTTTATCACCTACTGCATTGTGCCACCAGGACATTCAGTTCAGTCTGTTGCAAAAACAATAAAATCCTCATTTAGCTTCATAAAATGCATTTACTAACTCATTGAAGTTATTGACTTGCTCGTTTTGCCCTTTTTCTACTGCATTTTAAGTTTATTTTTGCTGAAACTAGTGAATAATTTGTCAGTTATCACATTCCATGGCTGGCTCAGACATTTGAATCTGCCATTGTCTTTCATTTGCATGTTAAGCACTTAAAGTGGAATCTCTTTGATTTGGTTTTCCACACCACACATGAAGCTGTAGCTGGTATTGATATACTCTTTaaagatttttttaaaattttctgtAAAGAGTTGCTGTTCAGCATGACAGCCAATACTCTTCTCAATGCACTGACCGCATTTTGTTCATGAATAATGCGTCACCTTTGGTCCTTAGCAACTGCTAATCTACTATTTGAGATTTGAATTTCGCTAGTATAGCAGTACACATTGCCTGCCATGTCTCAATATGTGCAAAACTAAACTTACTACTGCAACTTTCATTTTGAAAATAACTATTTAACTCTGTGTTCCAGTGAAGTTGCTTGACTGGGGGGAGGATGGTCATAGATCAGAACAAGAAATTACCGCACTAAGATCAGCATTTGCACAAGAGGTCGCTGTGTGGCATAAGCTTGATCATCCAAATGTTACGAAGGTAGGCTTTGGCTGAAGAAGTCCTCTTCCCGCCCTTTCAAATTTCATAGGTAAATTTTGCTGATAAAGTTCACATCAAATCAATTTGCATCCATGTTTGTTTCATAAAACAATGACTGCAAGGTCACATGCTGAAAGTGTTCTTCAATATGATCCAGCATAACCACATGGGCAACCTTGTTTTAACATGCACGATCCACATACTACAGCAATATGCTGAATTATGTGGCCAGTTATCCCTTTGGCGTCGCTTATGTTCCCTTTTTTTGGTGATGGGCTTATGTTCCCATGGCTAGCTAGATATGCGTCATCATAATGATAAGTAGTTGACTATTGCTAGCTATTTTGTGCTCTTAGTTGTCATATAATTCCCGTAAAAGAAGTTCCATAATTTATTCAAGGCATGACATCATTATCAAAGTTTACATGCTTTTCTCTTCATGACATCATTATTCCCGTAAAAGAAGTTCCATAATTTTTCTCTTCTTGACCCTACACAGAACATTAGAACCTTTGTATAATCCGAATATTAATTGACTTTCTCAACAGTAGTGAAAATTTTGGTTTAGGGTTTGATGTGCTCCTATTTGGTGTAGCATATGATACCATGGAAATATGGTAAGCATTCTATATTAAAAAAAACTATAGGAGGCTCCAAATTTGCAATATATCCATCTCATTGTGGATTATAAAGAGGTGTTATAGAGACTTTTATATATTCACTTTGCGAGTGTAGATTTATTATACTTGTCAACTGGCTGTCCTAACAATATGTTGAACTTGAACTGACAGTTTATTGGGGCTATAATGGGTGCAAGAGATCTAAATGTACAGACAGAACATGGGCATCTTGGCATGCCGAGTAATATTTGCTGCGTTGTTGTTGAGTACCTTGCTGGTGGTGCACTGAAAAATTTCCTGATAAAAAATAGGAGAAGGAAGCTAGCCTTTAAAGTTGTGGTCCAACTAGCCCTTGACCTTGCCAGGGGGTAAGTAATTGTTTGGTTTTGTTCTTCTTGGTCGTTTTCTGCGAAGTTCTTCCATTATGTCCCTTCAGTTTGGGAAGATCTCATTGCTACCTTTATGTTTGAATAGATTAAGCTATCTTCACTCGGAGAAGATAGTGCATCGTGATGTGAAGACTGAAAATATGCTTCTCGACAAAACAAGAACCGTGAAAATTGCTGATTTTGGGGTTGCTCGAGTCGAGGCTTCAAACCCTAGCGACATGACGGGTGAAACAGGCACACTTGGTTACATGGCACCTGAGGTACTAACCATCTGGAGATATTACCGTATTTATTAGACCAAAGTATCAAAATATTTTTAAGTTGGGCCGTGTTGCATTTCCTTGTTTCGCTTTTGGAGCAATGGGTAGTACTACCTCCTCCGATATTAGTtttcgctgaaatggatgtatctaaatgtatttcaatgatacatctgtttgagcgacTGCTAATACGGGGACGGAGGGAGCGTGCTAGTGGCATCATGTTGGCTTATAAATGCCGGCATCTATCTATGTGCAGGTCCTGAATGGTCATCCTTACAACAGGAAATGCGATGTTTATAGCTTTGGGATCTGCTTATGGGAGATATACTGCTGCGACATGCCATATCCTGACCTCAGCTTCTCAGAAGTAACTTCTGCCGTTGTCCGCCAGGTCAAAAATGTTTCCTTCCCTTGTGGCGTTGCCAGGCTCTTGTTTCTGACGCCTTCTGAACCACTGAAAACATAACATAATACAAAAAGCATCGTTGGTGTGCAGAACCTGAGGCCGGAGATACCGCGGTGCTGTCCGAGCGCTTTGGCGAACGTGATGAAACGGTGCTGGGACGCGAACCCCGACAAGCGGCCTGAGATGGCCGAGGTGGTGGCCATGATAGAGGCCATCGACACGTCCAAGGGCGGCGGCATGATC
Coding sequences within:
- the LOC123078645 gene encoding serine/threonine-protein kinase STY13 isoform X2, with the protein product MRLPGAGGGGSGDAGFVRADQIDLKSLDEQLERHLSRQERDAPAPAQPGSRRGGSARLGEPQPAPQQRRRREDWEVDPAKLVIKGVIARGTFGTVHRGVYDVKLLDWGEDGHRSEQEITALRSAFAQEVAVWHKLDHPNVTKFIGAIMGARDLNVQTEHGHLGMPSNICCVVVEYLAGGALKNFLIKNRRRKLAFKVVVQLALDLARGLSYLHSEKIVHRDVKTENMLLDKTRTVKIADFGVARVEASNPSDMTGETGTLGYMAPEVLNGHPYNRKCDVYSFGICLWEIYCCDMPYPDLSFSEVTSAVVRQNLRPEIPRCCPSALANVMKRCWDANPDKRPEMAEVVAMIEAIDTSKGGGMIPIDQSQGCFACFRQYRGP
- the LOC123078645 gene encoding serine/threonine-protein kinase STY13 isoform X1; its protein translation is MRLPGAGGGGSGDAGFVRADQIDLKSLDEQLERHLSRQERDAPAPAQPGSRRGGSARLGEPQPAPQQRRRREDWEVDPAKLVIKGVIARGTFGTVHRGVYDGQDVAVKLLDWGEDGHRSEQEITALRSAFAQEVAVWHKLDHPNVTKFIGAIMGARDLNVQTEHGHLGMPSNICCVVVEYLAGGALKNFLIKNRRRKLAFKVVVQLALDLARGLSYLHSEKIVHRDVKTENMLLDKTRTVKIADFGVARVEASNPSDMTGETGTLGYMAPEVLNGHPYNRKCDVYSFGICLWEIYCCDMPYPDLSFSEVTSAVVRQNLRPEIPRCCPSALANVMKRCWDANPDKRPEMAEVVAMIEAIDTSKGGGMIPIDQSQGCFACFRQYRGP